From the genome of Natrinema marinum:
TCGATGTCGGACATGGTGAATGCGGTCATCGCGCTGTCGCGGATGAGCGCGCGCTCGCGCTCGTCGATGCTCCGGAGACCGACGTAGGCGATCGACGACTCCCGAAGTCGGGGCGCGGGCGCCCACTCGAGGTCGCCGAACGCGCCGCGACCAAGGGCTGCGGCCAGCGGCATCCCGTGGACGTTGCCGCTGGGCGAGGTCTCCGGGGTGTTGCAGTCGGCGTGGGCGTCGAACCAGATCGCGCCAAGGTCAGCCGCGCGCGCCGAGCCGTTGAGCGACCCGATCGCGACCGAGTGATCGCCGCCCAGCACGAGCGGGAACTCGCCGTCGGCGAGCGTCGCGGCGACCCGATCGCTCACGCGGGTGCAGACCCCCTCGATCTCCCGGAGGAACTTCGCATTGGCGCCGATCGGCTGGTCGGCGTCGGGGTCTCGCTCTTCGGCCCGCGGCATCGAGATGTCGCCGTCGTCGATCGGCTCGACACCCGCTCGCTCGAGGCCGTCGGCCAGATCCGCGTAGCGGATCGCGGAGGGCCCCATGTCGACGCCACGGCGGTTCGCCCCGTAGTCCATCGGCGCGCCGATGATCCTGACGGTCCGTCCCATACGCCCCGTACGCCGTCGACCCGTTTGGTCGTGGCGGTCGGCCGGTTCGGCGCGTCGATAGCTTTAGGGGTAGACGACTCTAAATTCGCCACAGAATGATGCTGAGCGACGTGATGGAAGACTACCTCAAAGCCATCTACCAGCTCCAGCGCGAGACCGACGATCGGATCAAGACCTCCGAGATCGCCGACGAGCTGGACGTCACGTCGCCGACGGTCACCAGCATGCTCGACAAGCTCGAGGAGCGGGAACTCGTCGACCGCGAGAAGTATCGCGGGGTGACCCTGACCGACGAGGGCGAGACCGTCGCCCTCGAGATCGTCCGCCACCACCGGCTGCTCGAGGCCTACCTCACCGAACACTTAGATTACGACTGGTCGGAGGTTCACGCCGAGGCCGACCGGCTCGAACATCACATCAGCGAGAACTTCGAGGCCCGCGTCGCCGACGCCCTCGGCGAGCCGACGGTCGATCCCCACGGCTCGCCGATCCCCAGCGCCGACCTCGAGCCGCCGGAGCGCCCCGACGGCGAGGCCATCACCGAGTTCGAGGAAGGAACCGTCGTCACCGTCGCGGAGGTCGCCGACCGCGATCCCGAAGTGCTGTCGTATCTATCGGAGCACGGCGTCGAACCCGGCGTCGAACTCGAGATCCTCGAGATCGCCCCCTTCGGCATGGTGACGGCGCGCTCGAACGAAGCCGACGAGCCGGTGTCGCTTCCCGAATCCGTCGCCCACCACGTTCGGGTCGCA
Proteins encoded in this window:
- the rocF gene encoding arginase: MGRTVRIIGAPMDYGANRRGVDMGPSAIRYADLADGLERAGVEPIDDGDISMPRAEERDPDADQPIGANAKFLREIEGVCTRVSDRVAATLADGEFPLVLGGDHSVAIGSLNGSARAADLGAIWFDAHADCNTPETSPSGNVHGMPLAAALGRGAFGDLEWAPAPRLRESSIAYVGLRSIDERERALIRDSAMTAFTMSDIDKRGVSAVVEDALAVATDGTDGVHVSLDLDWLDPKAAPGVGTPVRGGVTYREAHAALETISRRNEGEGFLRSMDVVEVNPILDEANETATLAAELTASAFGKRIL
- a CDS encoding metal-dependent transcriptional regulator is translated as MMLSDVMEDYLKAIYQLQRETDDRIKTSEIADELDVTSPTVTSMLDKLEERELVDREKYRGVTLTDEGETVALEIVRHHRLLEAYLTEHLDYDWSEVHAEADRLEHHISENFEARVADALGEPTVDPHGSPIPSADLEPPERPDGEAITEFEEGTVVTVAEVADRDPEVLSYLSEHGVEPGVELEILEIAPFGMVTARSNEADEPVSLPESVAHHVRVARPAEAKS